ATCCCTTCCTCTTAAAATAGTTGTAGTAAAACTATACATGTTCTGAAGGAATACACAATTTCCGTTTTCTACATGGATACTCTGTGCTTGTATGCTAGCGGTTTACCATAAATTGCAACAGAATGACATAATCAACTTACGGAATCCATCATATAAGTGCATTTGTAGGATACACAATTGATAGAATTAATTGGATGTTATGTACACCATATGAATTACACAGTGAGTATGAACAAATTGAATTGTAAAATTAGATCAGTGCTACAAGCAGCACACCCACATTAAACACCGTAACTTGCACTTTATGCAACCAATTATTACAAATCCACCACTTTCCCTGATAAATTAATTGGTCGGCAGATATTGCTCACTAGAATTGCAATTTGCTAACAAAGGATTGCCCGAAGGTCCACCCCTTTGGCACAACGTCGTTAAACACAATAGTGTGTCCATCAGTGTTTGTTAGTCTGAAAGAGAGCATCTTTCCAGTCAGGTTCACCAACGAGTGCCAGTTAGCGCCCCAATTGCGTGCCATAGGCATCCAGTCATCAGAATCAGAGCTCTTGACATCCATGGACTTGATCGATCCTGCTGCAGCAACATTGCTCACAAGCACAAGATTGAAGTAATCGTGACCATTGATTTTGAACCTCACACCACCCCGCTTCACGCACGGAACTCTGCATGTGTATGGCAGTGACATAGAAAACTATAGGTTAAATGGCTCTAGTGACTCTGGACTAATTTCTGAACAAGTAAGAAGCGCATATATACCTTTGGTACATGACAGGGATGATGCCACCTTTATAAACACCGATCTTCTCCCAGGCTGGTTGGGCCATATCAAAGTGCGGCCTTGGCGTGTTGCACCAGCCGCCATCATCATTGGGGAGGGCGTCGTTGGGCGGACAGAAGTTTGTGGCAGTGACGGTGACCGTAACGCCGGGCTTGCAAAACAACGGGTCTGCACGCTTGCGGTCGCATGCAATCTTGTAACACTGCCCGCACGCGGCGCCATCATTAAACAACACGGTGCTCAAAGCGGCCGTGCGTGTCCCGTATCCTTCGGAGAAGAGGTTGCCATACCCGCACACACCACCTGCAATATATAAGATACATCGCAAATGTTAATAGAcaaaagaacaagatgaagagggcAGCCACACACAAAATAGATGTAGTTGTGTGACTTGAATAATTACCCATTGTGTCGGAGGCGTCAGCGCCACCGTAGAATGTCGCATGCGCCTTCTGCCAGATGAACGGTTCTGGGGATGGCACAGTTGCGGTGTCCGCAGCCACAGACAGCAGCACACTGCCAACCGCCAGCAGCATTACGGCGACAACTCGAGCTGGAGCCATATGTATGGCTGTGTGCCCTCGAAACTTTACAGCTTATGATCTGTACCTGATCCGAAAAACTGGAGTGCGCAAGCTGATGAGTACGGTCTATATTAATTTGTGGCTGATGGTTGTGTGGTGATGTGATGCTCATATTCTCACGATCGTTTGTTTATATAGTCttcacatgcggttgat
The genomic region above belongs to Triticum dicoccoides isolate Atlit2015 ecotype Zavitan unplaced genomic scaffold, WEW_v2.0 scaffold201421, whole genome shotgun sequence and contains:
- the LOC119345052 gene encoding expansin-A24-like — translated: MAPARVVAVMLLAVGSVLLSVAADTATVPSPEPFIWQKAHATFYGGADASDTMGGVCGYGNLFSEGYGTRTAALSTVLFNDGAACGQCYKIACDRKRADPLFCKPGVTVTVTATNFCPPNDALPNDDGGWCNTPRPHFDMAQPAWEKIGVYKGGIIPVMYQRVPCVKRGGVRFKINGHDYFNLVLVSNVAAAGSIKSMDVKSSDSDDWMPMARNWGANWHSLVNLTGKMLSFRLTNTDGHTIVFNDVVPKGWTFGQSFVSKLQF